The following are encoded together in the Halopseudomonas salegens genome:
- a CDS encoding integron integrase has translation MDDIPIPLPAQPARFMDRFRAHMRAKRLAYRTEKTYCLWVLDFIRFHKRRHPETMGAAEVDAWLSYLANQRHVAINTQKTALNAVVYLYRQFLERDLGELQFNKTNKGRRLPVVFSHEEAMQVIDAMNGVHQLVASLMYGSGLRVMEAVRLRVQDVDFSEQCLFIREAKGEKWRRTLLPHALLAPLRAQIDMALALHKRDLLDGYGAVYLPGALDKKYPKAATSSQWQYIFPAPNRAMDPRSQVMRRHHVGEQQVRRAMAAAMSRLDIRKKASCHTFRHSFATNLLKAGTDIRSIQELMGHTDVNTTMIYTHVVGAHARGVASPLDRS, from the coding sequence ATGGATGACATTCCGATTCCCCTACCGGCGCAACCTGCGCGCTTTATGGATCGATTCAGGGCGCATATGCGGGCCAAGCGTCTGGCTTACCGCACTGAAAAAACTTATTGCCTCTGGGTGCTTGATTTCATTCGTTTTCACAAGCGTCGTCATCCTGAAACGATGGGAGCGGCAGAAGTTGATGCCTGGTTGAGCTACCTGGCTAACCAACGCCACGTGGCAATTAATACCCAGAAAACGGCCCTCAATGCAGTAGTTTATCTATATCGGCAGTTCCTTGAACGTGACTTGGGTGAGCTGCAGTTCAACAAAACCAACAAGGGCAGGCGCTTGCCTGTGGTGTTTTCCCATGAAGAGGCCATGCAGGTGATTGACGCCATGAACGGTGTCCATCAATTGGTGGCCAGTCTGATGTACGGTTCTGGTCTTCGGGTCATGGAAGCCGTGCGTTTGCGAGTGCAGGATGTCGACTTCTCCGAGCAATGCCTTTTTATTCGTGAGGCCAAGGGCGAAAAGTGGCGCCGTACACTGCTGCCGCATGCTTTGCTGGCACCCTTAAGGGCACAGATCGATATGGCTCTGGCGCTCCATAAACGTGATCTTCTGGATGGCTATGGCGCCGTTTATCTACCAGGCGCTCTCGACAAGAAATACCCAAAGGCTGCGACCAGTTCGCAGTGGCAATATATATTCCCTGCCCCTAATCGGGCGATGGATCCTCGCAGCCAGGTTATGCGCCGGCACCACGTCGGTGAACAACAGGTTCGTCGCGCGATGGCTGCTGCCATGTCCAGATTGGATATTCGTAAAAAAGCCAGTTGCCATACCTTTCGCCACAGCTTCGCCACCAATTTGCTCAAGGCCGGCACTGATATTCGCAGCATTCAAGAGCTGATGGGGCATACCGATGTGAATACGACAATGATTTACACCCATGTTGTCGGGGCGCATGCCCGTGGCGTGGCCAGCCCGCTGGACCGGTCTTGA
- a CDS encoding DUF6122 family protein, protein MLTTAIHLLLHALVPGLVAWFGYRSIWLKAWLIMLATMLVDLDHLLATPIFSPDRCSIGFHPLHTWPAIGIYLLMCTWRPTRLIGLGLVIHMALDLSGCWRMAGFPPF, encoded by the coding sequence ATGCTCACCACCGCAATACATCTGCTGCTGCATGCCCTGGTACCCGGACTGGTCGCCTGGTTCGGTTACCGCAGCATCTGGCTCAAAGCCTGGCTGATCATGCTGGCCACCATGCTGGTCGACCTCGACCACCTGCTCGCCACCCCCATCTTCTCTCCCGACCGCTGCTCCATCGGTTTTCATCCCCTGCACACCTGGCCCGCCATCGGCATCTACCTGCTGATGTGCACCTGGCGCCCGACACGCCTGATCGGGCTCGGGCTGGTCATTCATATGGCCCTGGATCTCAGCGGCTGCTGGCGCATGGCAGGCTTTCCGCCGTTCTGA
- a CDS encoding DsbA family protein, which translates to MSQRLIYVMDPMCSWCWGFAPVIEQIVQAGEVPVHLVAGGLRSAREPLDTATRDALNEHWIAVADVSGQPFTSIDALPADFCYNTTPACRALVTARGLDAKKVWPLVQAMQSAFYARAEDITVTSTLVALAESAGYKAQRFAEAYDAEASLAGLASDINWVGDLGISGFPTLLAERNGQLALLANGYQPPEAVQSLLERWLAAGAKQAV; encoded by the coding sequence ATGTCCCAGCGCCTGATCTACGTAATGGACCCGATGTGTTCCTGGTGCTGGGGCTTTGCGCCGGTGATCGAGCAGATCGTGCAAGCCGGCGAGGTGCCTGTGCACCTGGTTGCCGGTGGCCTGCGGTCAGCCCGTGAACCGCTGGATACTGCCACCCGCGACGCGCTCAATGAGCACTGGATCGCCGTCGCCGACGTCTCCGGCCAGCCCTTTACCTCGATAGACGCCTTGCCGGCAGACTTTTGCTATAACACCACCCCTGCTTGCCGCGCACTGGTCACCGCACGTGGGCTGGATGCCAAAAAGGTCTGGCCGCTGGTGCAAGCCATGCAATCGGCCTTTTATGCCCGCGCCGAAGACATCACCGTCACCAGCACCCTGGTGGCGCTGGCTGAATCGGCAGGCTACAAGGCACAGCGCTTTGCCGAAGCCTACGACGCGGAAGCCAGCCTGGCCGGCCTGGCCAGTGATATCAACTGGGTAGGGGATCTGGGTATCAGCGGCTTCCCGACCCTGCTGGCCGAGCGCAACGGCCAACTGGCCCTGTTGGCCAACGGTTACCAGCCCCCCGAAGCCGTGCAATCACTGCTCGAGCGCTGGCTCGCCGCCGGGGCAAAACAAGCCGTCTGA
- the trhO gene encoding oxygen-dependent tRNA uridine(34) hydroxylase TrhO, with protein MATIEVVALYKFVTLEDYQALREPLLTQMLDNGVKGTLLLAQEGINGTIAGEPAGMARVLDWLRSDARLTDLGYKVSVCDEMPFYRTKVKLKKEIVTLGVPGVNPNERVGTYVEAKDWNDLISDPEVLLIDTRNDYEVSIGTFEQAVDPKTKSFREFPEYIQQHFDPAKHKKVAMFCTGGIRCEKASSYMLQQGFDEVYHLKGGILKYLEEVPAEQTKWQGECFVFDNRVTVGHDLAPGEYDQCHACRHPISAADKASEQYEEGVSCPHCYDSLPEKTRKRAEERQRQIRLARQRNQPHPIGLPQQLASPNQNPD; from the coding sequence ATGGCAACAATCGAAGTGGTGGCGCTGTACAAGTTCGTCACCCTGGAAGACTATCAGGCACTGCGCGAGCCCCTGCTCACGCAAATGCTCGACAATGGCGTCAAGGGCACGCTGCTGCTGGCGCAGGAAGGCATCAATGGCACCATCGCCGGTGAACCCGCCGGCATGGCGCGGGTACTCGACTGGCTGCGCAGCGACGCGCGGCTGACCGATCTGGGCTACAAGGTCTCGGTCTGTGACGAGATGCCCTTCTACCGCACCAAGGTCAAACTGAAAAAAGAGATCGTCACCCTGGGCGTACCCGGCGTAAACCCCAACGAGCGTGTGGGCACTTACGTCGAAGCCAAGGACTGGAACGACCTGATCAGCGACCCGGAAGTGCTGTTGATCGACACCCGCAATGATTACGAAGTGTCCATCGGCACCTTCGAACAGGCGGTAGACCCCAAGACCAAATCCTTCCGCGAGTTCCCGGAGTACATCCAGCAACACTTCGATCCCGCCAAACACAAGAAAGTGGCCATGTTCTGTACCGGTGGCATCCGCTGTGAAAAAGCCTCCAGCTACATGCTGCAGCAGGGCTTTGACGAGGTGTATCACCTCAAGGGCGGCATCCTCAAATACCTGGAAGAGGTGCCCGCCGAGCAGACCAAGTGGCAGGGCGAGTGTTTCGTGTTTGATAATCGGGTTACTGTGGGGCATGACCTGGCGCCGGGCGAGTACGACCAGTGCCACGCTTGCCGCCACCCGATTTCAGCGGCAGACAAGGCCTCCGAGCAATACGAGGAAGGCGTCAGCTGCCCGCACTGCTATGACAGCCTGCCGGAAAAAACCCGCAAGCGGGCAGAAGAACGCCAGCGGCAGATTCGGTTGGCCCGTCAGCGCAACCAGCCACACCCGATTGGCTTGCCGCAGCAATTGGCATCGCCAAACCAGAACCCGGACTGA
- the fghA gene encoding S-formylglutathione hydrolase: MTTSLELVSANKCFGGWLKRYRHPSAVLNCDMVFAVYLPPQADQGKPLPALYWLSGLTCTDENVMQKSGIQRLAAELGMVVVAPDTSPRGDKVPDDADGAYDFGLGAGFYVNATQQPWARHYRMYDYVVDELPALIEAHFPVSDQRSISGHSMGGHGALVCALKNPGRYQSVSAFAPISSPLHCPWGHKALGNYLGPDRQAWKDWDACELIARAEERLPLLVDQGEDDNFLVEQLKPELLEAAANQHNHPLTLRRQPGYDHSYYFIASFLPEHMQHHAAALGC; the protein is encoded by the coding sequence ATGACGACCTCTCTGGAACTGGTGTCAGCCAACAAGTGTTTTGGTGGCTGGCTCAAGCGCTACCGGCATCCGTCGGCGGTGTTGAACTGCGATATGGTATTTGCCGTGTATTTGCCGCCGCAGGCGGATCAGGGCAAGCCCTTGCCGGCGTTGTACTGGCTGTCGGGGCTGACCTGTACCGACGAGAACGTGATGCAGAAGTCCGGCATCCAGCGCCTGGCGGCAGAGCTGGGCATGGTGGTGGTTGCGCCGGATACCAGCCCGCGTGGCGACAAGGTGCCGGATGATGCAGACGGCGCCTATGACTTTGGCCTGGGCGCAGGGTTTTACGTCAATGCCACCCAGCAGCCCTGGGCACGGCATTACCGCATGTATGACTATGTAGTGGACGAGTTGCCGGCGCTGATCGAGGCGCACTTTCCGGTGTCGGACCAGCGCAGCATCAGCGGCCACTCCATGGGCGGCCATGGCGCATTGGTCTGTGCATTGAAAAACCCCGGTCGCTATCAGTCGGTATCGGCCTTTGCGCCGATCAGCAGCCCCTTGCATTGCCCCTGGGGGCACAAGGCGCTGGGCAATTACCTGGGGCCGGATCGGCAAGCCTGGAAGGACTGGGACGCCTGCGAGTTGATCGCTCGCGCCGAAGAGCGCTTGCCGCTGCTGGTCGACCAGGGTGAAGACGACAACTTCCTGGTCGAGCAGCTCAAGCCGGAATTGCTTGAGGCCGCAGCAAATCAGCACAACCACCCGCTGACCCTGCGCCGGCAACCGGGCTATGACCACAGCTATTACTTTATCGCCAGCTTCCTGCCGGAGCACATGCAGCATCATGCGGCGGCATTAGGCTGCTAG